In Thunnus maccoyii chromosome 11, fThuMac1.1, whole genome shotgun sequence, one genomic interval encodes:
- the ptprna gene encoding protein tyrosine phosphatase receptor type Na, with the protein MQHLKPWRALLLLTVLFQPGISDKYGCLFERKLCTRDQFCSDDGLFGQCRSSKQDLVQYQVTVPVLKRMQEVLKQLMLQGLSWQDDITQYILSKELKRVPHTTLPSKPNSSSPSSHSSQSKQHIPHHHTSKTASTLPAGNYVDYMIVEPPQSPLRMQTASIDPYTYHQHRYQDEAERSLIGAVGGYARPSSRSQANQRERERDRQLLQEALSLYLASAQPSYRHRGAASMAPAGLPYYEDLELDIPVDYVEDYTLEERLGTTGRQQTPQNKKVPPDYSTLSGNNDHLFQRMSGVLQKYGVDPRELSQEQLYKLALILKLLQAQEKTDPNEKDLVTLKEMQLLKTDSMTSKPEKPAPVPGPPDAPSAPSSASVAATPPAKSTSPPSASQRPQAAPAEAGQGLREQRPPLVEGTGAKEEYGYIVTNQSPLSLYDGVKLLELLADKIHLTTSSFINISVVGPALTFRIRQNEHNMTAAEVAAKAVSEKNFLESETGLKIVQTGVGERTDARGLPQVTRVSQGSSGTVITLVSMAVVGGVLVLAMAVACLRHYAHQVANGKLGLGPEAGAETHFDYQELCRQHMASKSSLCRQDCVGGVSSSMAGSAIATGAGGRRGTDTSRVSSVSSQFSDGPQHSPSSTHSSTPSWSEEPAQSNMDISTGHMILAYMEDHLRNKDRLQKEWEALCSYQAEPSSVAVAQAPSNMDKNRQAEALPYDHSRVKLKTELNPNKQDYINASIISDHDPRQPAYIATQGPLPHTVADFWQMVWENGCTVIVMMTALVEDGEKQCERYWPDEGSSLYHIYEVNLVSEHIWCKDFLVRSFYLKNVQTQETRTLTQFHLLSWPADGIPTSTRPLLDFRRKVNKCYRGRSCPIIVHCGDGTGRTGTYILIDMVLNRMAKGVKEIDIAAALEHIRDQRPGLVCTKDQFEFALTAVAEEVNAILKALPQ; encoded by the exons GTTGCCTGTTTGAGAGAAAACTGTGCACAAGGGATCAGTTCTGCTCAGATG ATGGGCTGTTTGGACAGTGTCGTAGCTCTAAGCAGGACCTGGTCCAGTACCAGGTGACAGTTCCTGTTCTGAAGAGGATGCAGGAAGTCCTCAAACAGCTTATGCTACAAG gtCTTTCCTGGCAGGACGACATCACCCAGTATATTTTATCAAAGGAACTGAAGAGAGTTCCCCACACCACCCTCCCCTCTAAGCCAAActcctcttccccctcttcCCATTCATCTCA GTCCAAACAGCACATCCCCCATCACCACACTTCTAAAACAGCGTCCACACTTCCTGCTGGAAATTATGTGGACTACATGATTGTCGAGCCTCCTCAGTCCCCGCTACGCATGCAGACAGCCTCCATCGACCCATACACATaccaccag CATAGGTACCAAGATGAAGCAGAGAGATCCCTCATCGGGGCAGTAGGTGGTTATGCCCGTCCCTCTTCACGGTCCCAGGCCAatcagagagagcgagagcgtGACAGGCAGCTGCTGCAAGAAGCCTTGTCTCTCTACCTGGCATCTGCACAGCCGTCTTATCGCCACCGAGGGGCTGCTTCCATGGCTCCTGCAg GTCTGCCTTATTACGAGGACTTGGAACTGGATATACCAGTGGACTACGTGGAAGACTACACTCTAGAGGAGAGACTCGGTACTACAGGCAGGCAACAAACACCGCAGAATAAAAAGGTTCCACCAGACTACAGCACCCTGTCCGGAAACAATG ACCACTTGTTCCAGAGGATGTCAGGAGTCCTGCAGAAGTACGGAGTTGACCCCAGAGAGCTCAGTCAAGAGCAGCTCTACAAGCTAGCTCTCattctgaagctgctgcaggcCCAAGAAAAAACAG ATCCAAATGAGAAAGACCTCGTCACCCTCAAGGAG ATGCAGCTGTTAAAAACAGACAGTATGACCAGTAAGCCAGAGAAACCTGCCCCTGTTCCCGGTCCACCTGATGCCCCCTCTGCCCCTTCCTCTGCCTCGGTTGCagccacacctccagccaaaAGCACCAGCCCCCCATCTGCCTCCCAGCGTCCTCAGGCTGCTCCTGCTGAAGCTGGACAGGGCTTGAGGGAGCAGAGACCGCCACTGGTGGAGGGAACAGGAGCCAAGGAGGAGTACGGGTACATTGTCACCAACCAGAG TCCTCTGAGTTTGTATGATGGAGTGAAGCTGTTGGAGCTACTGGCCGATAAAATACACCTGACAACCAGCAGCTTCATCAACATCAG TGTGGTGGGCCCCGCATTGACATTTCGTATCCGCCAGAATGAACACAACATGACTGCTGCAGAGGTGGCTGCTAAAGCTG TATCTGAAAAGAACTTCCTGGAGTCGGAGACAGGCCTGAAGATTGTACAGACTGGTGTGGGAGAG AGGACAGATGCACGGGGTCTCCCTCAAGTAACTAGGGTTTCCCAGGGCTCCAGTGGGACAGTCATCACCCTTGTTTCCATGGCAGTCGTAGGAGGAGTGTTAGTATTGGCCATGGCAGTAGCTTGTCTCAGGCACTACGCTCACCAAGTGGCCAATGGCAAGCTTGGCCTGGGGCCAGAGGCAGGAGCTGAAACACACTTTGACTACCAG GAGCTATGTCGGCAGCACATGGCGTCCAAATCCTCCCTGTGCCGCCAGGATTGTGTGGGCGGGGTGAGCAGCAGCATGGCTGGGTCTGCAATAGCCACAGGTGCTGGCGGTCGACGGGGAACGGACACGTCCCGCGTCAGCAGCGTTTCCTCCCAGTTCAGTGATGGTCCTCAGCACAGCCCGTCCTCCACCCACAGCTCCACCCCATCCTGGAGTGAAGAGCCTGCCCAGTCTAATATGGACATCTCTACTGGTCACATGATACTG GCGTATATGGAGGATCACCTGCGTAATAAGGACCGCCTTCAGAAGGAGTGGGAGGCGTTGTGCTCCTACCAGGCTGAGCCCAGTTCAGTGGCTGTGGCTCAAGCCCCGAGCAACATGGACAAGAACAGACAGGCTGAAGCCCTCCCCT ATGATCATTCCCGCGTGAAGCTGAAAACTGAGCTAAACCCCAATAAACAAGATTACATCAACGCAAGCATCATT TCTGATCATGACCCTCGCCAACCAGCTTACATCGCCACACAAGGACCTCTGCCTCACACTGTTGCTGATTTCTGGCAG ATGGTGTGGGAGAACGGCTGCACAGTGATAGTGATGATGACAGCTCTGGTggaagatggagagaaacaGTGCGAGCGATACTGGCCTGATGAGGGTTCATCACTCTACCACATCTATGAG GTGAACCTGGTGTCAGAGCATATCTGGTGTAAGGACTTCCTGGTGCGTAGCTTCTATCTGAAGAACGTTCAGACGCAGGAGACCAGAACCTTGACGCAGTTTCACCTGCTGAGCTGGCCGGCTGACGGCATCCCCACCTCGACACGGCCGCTGCTCGACTTCCGCAG GAaggtgaataaatgctacagaGGTCGTTCCTGCCCAATCATCGTTCACTGcgg TGATGGCACTGGCCGAACTGGCACATACATCCTCATTGACATGGTGCTGAACCGCATGGCCAAAG gaGTGAAAGAGATTGACATTGCAGCTGCACTGGAGCACATCCGAGACCAGAGACCTGGCCTCGTTTGCACCAAG GACCAGTTTGAATTTGCGCTGACAGCAGTAGCTGAGGAGGTGAATGCCATCTTGAAAGCCCTGCCTCAGTGA